The following coding sequences lie in one Mycoplasma tauri genomic window:
- a CDS encoding S1 RNA-binding domain-containing protein: MIKKGDILCGLVKNINNHGIIVWTFNNMKFFIPLSLITDFKKTNIERIFEINQKINFVVESIDEDSTTGIGNFKANHPIYLRSPFSTIISETKNGFRNLNKSMSILIEEYESGRK, translated from the coding sequence ATGATAAAAAAAGGTGATATTTTATGTGGTTTAGTAAAAAATATTAACAATCACGGAATAATTGTGTGAACTTTTAATAATATGAAATTTTTTATTCCCTTAAGTTTGATAACAGATTTTAAAAAAACAAATATTGAAAGAATTTTTGAAATAAATCAAAAAATAAATTTTGTGGTTGAGTCTATTGATGAAGATTCCACAACGGGAATTGGCAATTTTAAAGCCAATCATCCTATTTATCTTCGTTCTCCTTTTTCTACTATTATTTCAGAAACAAAAAATGGTTTTCGCAATTTAAACAAAAGTATGAGTATTCTCATTGAAGAATATGAAAGCGGTAGAAAATAA